A genomic segment from Triticum dicoccoides isolate Atlit2015 ecotype Zavitan chromosome 1A, WEW_v2.0, whole genome shotgun sequence encodes:
- the LOC119268063 gene encoding shugoshin-1-like, with amino-acid sequence METAVLAPQQVNPAQAAVPQTRNAAAMAAMRKLGATSARRKTLCDITNLRRPLEAAADEGHQDGSRCADGVDAVARLVKENSDLVKLLEERDKFIELSGAELQNLRLANWQLAQANSQMLAELNLGKNRLKSLQHELTCSRAALKVKSSELEEAKKALKSSRLQQQKSANETARHLAADRAAAAAQLKDGGAEPASDASRAASAKKSTCNASRKRLLRSRSLGPAVAPTKLVAASKERESAQRRKSMRTPQPSGRREDLFEIEDVQLTAGGGDDKKETSWELDSSVQFPRRSSLGRPLRRATEKVTSYKEMPVNIKLRRP; translated from the exons ATGGAGACCGCCGTTCTTGCGCCACAGCAGGTCAACCCGGCTCAAGCGGCGGTGCCGCAGACCAGGAACGCGGCGGCCATGGCCGCCATGCGGAAGCTCGGCGCcacctcggcgaggaggaagacgctcTGCGACATCACCAACCTGAGACGGCCGCTGGAGGCGGCGGCCGATGAGGGGCATCAGGACGGGTCGAGGTGCGCGGACGGCGTGGATGCAGTCGCGCGGTTGGTCAAG GAGAACTCGGATCTTGTGAAGCTCCTGGAGGAGAGAGA CAAGTTCATAGAGCTGAGCGGGGCTGAGCTCCAGAATCTGCGGCTGGCAAACTGGCAGCTTGCGCAGGCTAATTCCCAGATGTTAGCA GAGCTAAATCTTGGCAAAAATAGG CTGAAATCGCTACAACATGAGCTTACCTGCTCCAGAGCTGCCCTCAAAGTAAAATCATCGGAACTTGAG GAGGCAAAGAAAGCGCTGAAGAGCAGCAGACTCCAGCAACAGAAGAGCGCGAACGAGACGGCACGCCACTTGGCTGCCGACAGAGCTGCAGCAGCTGCACAGCTCAAGGATGGAGGCGCGGAGCCCGCTTCGGATGCGTCGCGTGCCGCCAGTGCCAAGAAGTCTACCTGCAACGCCAGCCGGAAGAGGCTGCTGAGATCTCGAT CTCTGGGACCTGCGGTGGCGCCGACGAAGCTGGTGGCGGCGTCCAAGGAGAGGGAGAGCGCACAGAGGCG CAAGTCCATGAGAACGCCTCAGCCGAGTGGGCGCAGGGAAGACTTGTTCGAGATAGAGGACGTTCAGCTCACCGCCGGCGGTGGAGATGACAAGAAGGAGACGTCGTGGGAGCTGGATTCATCGGTGCAGTTCCCACGCAGGTCGTCGCTGGGGAGGCCGCTCCGGCGGGCCACAGAGAAGGTCACCTCCTACAAGGAGATGCCTGTCAACATTAAGCTTAGGAGGCCCTAA
- the LOC119268072 gene encoding inosine triphosphate pyrophosphatase-like, with translation MSGAVAAARVLPKAVTFVTGNAKKLEEVRAILGSSIPFQSLKLDLPELQGEPEDISKEKARMAASQINGPVLVEDTCLCFNALKGLPGPYIKWFLEKIGHEGLNNLLIAYEDKSAFAMCIFSLALGPEEEPITFVGKTAGKIVPARGPADFGWDPVFQPDGFEQTYAEMPKSEKNEISHRARALALVKEHFASANYEVQSGLNSFSSTK, from the exons ATGtcgggcgcggtggcggcggcgcgagtgCTGCCGAAGGCGGTGACCTTCGTGACGGGCAACGCCAAGAAGCTGGAGGAAGTCCGTGCGATTCTCGGCTCCTCCATCCCCTTCCAGTCCCTCAAACTCGACT TGCCTGAGTTGCAAGGTGAGCCAGAGGACATATCTAAAGAGAAGGCCCGAATGGCTGCATCTCAG ATAAATGGCCCTGTACTTGTCGAGGACACCTGTCTATGTTTCAATGCGCTCAAAGGTTTGCCAG GGCCCTATAT AAAATGGTTTCTAGAGAAGATTGGGCATGAAG GTTTGAACAATTTGTTAATAGCTTATGAAGACAAGTCAGCTTTTGCTATGTGCATCTTTTCGCTTGCTCTTGGACCAGAGGAGGAACCGATCACATTTGTTGGAAAAACAGCA GGGAAAATTGTACCTGCCAGAGGCCCTGCTGATTTTGGATGGGACCCTGTATTCCAACCAGATGGATTTGAACAAAC GTATGCTGAGATGCCCAAGTCAGAAAAGAATGAAATATCTCATAGGGCGAGAGCTCTTGCACTGGTGAAAGAGCATTTCGCTTCTGCCAATTATGAAGTTCAGAGTGGCTTGAATTCGTTTTCAAGCACCAAATGA